The following is a genomic window from Marinobacter sp. NP-4(2019).
AGGTCTGTTTTACCTGACGGCTATGCTGGCGCTGGTGGCGATGGTGATTGTTTGGCGTCTGGTGCCAACCCCGCATCAGCACAAGATAAGTGCGGATACACGACCTGCCAGGGCCATGCTGGCCAGGGTGCTGTCAGATCACCGTCTGCTGCGCCTGGATTTCGGTATTTTTGCCCTGCATCTGGCACTGACAGCCATTTTCCTGGTGTTTCCGACCCTGTTGCAGGATCAGTTGGGGCTGCCATCATCGTCCCACTGGTGGTTCTATCTGACGGTCATGGTGACTTCGTTCTTTGCCATGGTGCCGTTTATCATCATTGGCGAGAAAAAACGCAAGATGAAGCCGGTGCTGTGCGGTGCCATTGCCTTGTTAACTATGGCAACGGCTGGTCTGGCTCATATCAGCGTCAGCTTGATGGCAGCCTGGGCAGTACTCTTTTTCTTTTTCATGGCGTTCAACCTGCTGGAGGCTTCTCTGCCTTCACTGATCAGCAAGGAATCACCGGCGGCGAGTAAAGGGACGGCCATGGGGGTGTATTCCACCTCCCAGTTTCTGGGTGCTTTTGTTGGTGGTGCTATTGGAGGCATGTTGCTGGAGCAGGTAGGCGTCAGCGGGGTGTTGTGGCTGATGGCAGCTGTGTTGGTGTTGTGGTTGGTGGTCGCGTTGACGATGCCATCGCCGGGTTACACCACCAGTTTCGTGGTACAGTTACAGCAGGTGGCACACAGCCAGTTTGATAACATTGACGATGCCTTCCGGCAGCTTCCCGGTGTACAGGATGTGGTGATTCTGGAGGAAGCCGACACTGCCTACCTGAAGGTGGATCGTCAACACTTTGATGAGGGGTTACTTGCGGACTTTCCATTTGTCCGGCAGGGTAGCAGTTCTTGAAATCCGGAGGCCCGCAAGGAGGTTGGGTCATCCCTGAAAACTGAGTCAGGAGCAGATCATGGCACGAGGCGTAAACAAGGTCATTCTTATCGGCAATCTGGGGCAGGACCCGGAAACCCGTTATACCCCCAATGGCAATGCAGTGGTAAACCTGAACCTTGCCACGGATGAAAGTTACAAGGACAGGCAAACTGGTCAGATGGTGCCGAAAACCGAATGGCACCGCATTGTGATGTTCGGCAAGATTGCCGAAGTGGCCGGCCAGTACCTGCGTAAGGGCTCCAAGGTCTATATCGAAGGCAAGTTGCAAACCCGTAAATGGCAGGGACAGGACGGTCAGGATCGTTACACCACGGAAGTGGTGGTGGATATCAATGGCCAGATGCAGATGCTCGATAGCCGCGGTGGTGAAGGTGGCATGAGTCAGGGCGCGCCCGCAGGCCGGCCCCAGCAACAGCCGTCCGGTTACAATGCACCGCCCGCCAATCAGGGTAACCAGCCGCAACAACAGTCTGGCGGCTATAGTCAGCCTTCCCAGGGCAGCATGCCCGAACCAGTGGACGATTTTGACGACGATATTCCGTTCTGATCTCTGGTGATCTACAAGTTGTAAAGAAAAGCGGCTACTCAGGTGGCCGCTTTTTTATTGTCTTTTAGTAAGTTAAGAGTAATTTGATCCCCTCAACGTCTAGTCTTCATCGCCCTCCGGGTGATCCATCCCCAGTTCGTTGATCTTCCGGGTCAGCGTGTTCCTTCCCCATCCCAGCAGAATGGATGCATCCCGCCGCCGACCACCAGTGTGCTTGAGTGCGGTTTCAATCATGATTTTTTCGAATTCGGGCACGGCGGTATCCAGAATGCCTTTGCGGCCCCGTTTAAGTTCCTGTTCCGCCCAGTTGCGCAGGCCTTCCTGCCAGGTCTGACCCGTTGTCGGAGTTTCTGCCTGATGGAGCAGTTCGGGCGGCAGGTCATCGATGTGGATTTCGCGGCCACTGGCCATGACGGTCAGCCAGCGACAGGTGTTCTCCAGCTGGCGAACGTTGCCGGGCCAGGGCAGAGTGGTGAGGTATTCCTCCGACTCGGGCCTGAGTATCTTGGGTTCCACGGCCAGCTCTTTCGCCGCCCGTTTCAGGAAGTGCTGCATCAACTTGGGAATATCTTCCCGGCGTTCGGCCAGCTTGGGCAGATGCACCCGGATAACGTTCAGGCGATGAAACAGGTCCTCCCGGAATGAGCCGCCCTGGACCAGCTTCTCGAGGTCCTGGTGTGTCGCCGCAATGATGCGCACATCGACCTTGATCGGGGTGGTGCCACCAACCCGGTAAAACTCGCCATCCGCCAGTACACGCAAAAGCCGGGTCTGGGTGTCGGCTGGCATGTCTCCGATTTCGTCCAGAAACAGGGTGCCGCCATTGGCTTGCTCAAAGCGCCCCTGTCTTGCTGCTGCGGCACCGGTAAAGGCGCCTTTTTCGTGCCCGAACAGTTCGGACTCAATCAGGTCCTTGGGAATAGCTGCCATATTGAGGGCGATAAAGGGGTGACTGGCCCTGGGGCTGTGGTTGTGAAGGGCCTGGGCGACCAGTTCCTTGCCGGTCCCGCTTTCGCCGTTGATCAGCACGGTGATGTTGGAGTGGGACAGGCGGCCAATGGCCCTGAACACTTCCTGCATCGCTGGCGCCTCACCGATGATTTCGGTGTTGCGCTGTGTGCTTTCGGTCTGGGGCTCCGAGGTGGCCCGGCGTTCGTGGCTGTGGGCTACCGCGCGCTTCACCAGAGCGACCGCATCATCCACGTCGAAGGGTTTGGGCAGGTACTCAAAGGCGCCTGTCTGGTAGCTGGTGACGGCACTCTCCAGGTCGGAGTGGGCGGTCATGATGATGACAGGAAGATCCGGGTGTGCGTCGACAATCTGGGACAGCAGCGTGATGCCATCCAGGCCAGGCATGCGAATGTCGCTGATAATGGCATCGGGTTGTTCGTGTTCCAGCCGCATCATGATGCTTTCGCCGTTCTCGAAGACCCGGGGCTGCATACCGGCCTGGTTCAGGGCGCGCTCCAGCACCCAGCGAATACTGCGGTCGTCGTCTATGATCCAGACGTTTGCCGGTTGGCTCATTGGTTGTCCTCCAGGGGCAGGAAGATGATGAAGTCAGTTTTTCCGGGCTCGCTTTCGCACTCAACCAGCCCGTGATGTTGTCCGATGATGCTCTGGGTGATGGACAAGCCCAGACCGGTGCCACTGGCACGGCCACTGATCATCGGGTAAAAGATATTCTGCAGCAGATCCGGAGGGATGCCGGGGCCGTTATCAATCACGTCAACACGGCAGACCAGGCGGTGGCGTTTATGGCCGATAGTAAACTGGCGAAGGGCCCGGGTACGGAAGGTAATGGTGGGCGGTTCTCCGTCGGCATGATCGCTCTGGTTTTCGAATGCCGCTTCCATCGCGTTGCGGGCAATGTTAAGGAAGGCCTGAATCAACTGCTCCTTATCGCCGCCAAACTCCGGCAGACTGGGATCGTAATCGCGACGGAATGCCAGCCGGCCACGGCTCTCGGCTTCCAGCAGGGTTTTGACGCGCTCCAGTACTTCGTGGATGTTGGTGGGGGCGAGTTTCAGGGCCTTGTTGGGGCCCAGCATACGGTCGACGAGAGAGCGCAGTCGATCGGCTTCATCGATAATGACCTGGGTATATTCCCGCTGGCCCTCGTCGTTCAACTCCCGGTCCAGTAGCTGTGCTGCTCCGCGGATGCCGCCCAGCGGATTCTTGATTTCGTGGGCCATGCCCCGTACCAGTATGCGAGTGGTTTCCTGCTGGGAGATGATGTCCTCTTCCCGGCTGATCCGTAGCAGACGGTCCCGGGGCTGGATCTCTATCAGCAACTCAACAGGCTTCTGGCTGATTGGGGATACCGAATAATCCACCGTAAGGCGCGAGCCGCTGGTCAGTACAAATTCCGCTTCGCGGCGAGTGTATGAGTGGCCGTTGTCGGCCGCGGCATGCAGTGTTGTCAGTGCATCTTCCGAGTCGGCCAGAATGTCACGAATAGGCAGGCCCTGGCTTCTGGTAATGCTGGTCTCAAACAGACTCTCGGCCGCCGGGTTCAGGTACTCGATGCGCAGGCCATCTCCCAGTACCAGGATGGCCGTGGTCAGGCTGTCCAGTATGTTCTTATAGCCGTTGGCTTTGACTTGTGAGGCTGCCATTGAGAGTGCCATGCTGCTGTCTCGGTTGATGGGCATAAACAGATACTCTTGGTTCTGCAAAAAGTGAACCAGTTTGACGGAACGGCTCAGGTTACGTGCCCGGTTAGCGGGCACAACGCTGTAACGGCAGCGTGGGCGCTATGGCTTAGTGCATTTGAAAGAGAAAGTGGCAGGAGTTACCGCCAAAACGCCCCGTTGCTGACCAGAGTATGGCGTCTTTGTGGTGCGAGTGCACCAAAATGGAGCGTATGGGTGTGGTCAGTTGTTGACGGAAGGGCGGTGGATGGTAAAGCTGATGGATTCGCCGGTTTTTACCTGGACGCCTTTTTCATCAATGATGTGAACGCCGGCGTTGTGGGTGCCGCGGAAGACGTTGCGTACAGTGACAGTGTTCGATGTGGTCTGACCCACAGGCTGGCCATCCAGAGTGACTTCATAGCGGTGCCCTTCTTTCAGGCCCGGAGCGCTGGTGACGCGGAACGCTACGTCGCCACTGCCACTGTGGAAAGCCTCATCGTTTTTGGGGGCAACGATCCGGACGTTGTCATAAATCGACCCTTCTTTTTCCACTTCCTTGCGAAGTCTTTCGGGCTCTCGTACGTCCGCCGGCTTGGGCAGGGTGATCGTCGTTACTGGCTTGACCCTGACTTCTTCGGAGCCATCCGAGGGCTCATCAGAGAAGGTGACGTTACCTTGGGCGTCGACATTTCTGTACACCTCTGCAGCGGCAGGGGTGGCGGTGAAAATGAGGATGCCAGCGAATAGTCCAAGCCGTAAATTCATTCCGGTAGCCTATAGTGATTGTCTGGTTTGATTATCAATGGCGGGCTGGGTGTTTTCAATGGTGTTGAGGGTTCAAAGGGTTACATATCGTTAAGAGCAACAGGGTCTGTGGCGAGGGTCACAAAAAAGCCCCGCCGAGGCGGGGCTTTCACGCTGTGATCCGAAGACCAACTGCGTCTGCGGTTAGCAGGAGTAGTACAGATCGAACTCGACCGGGTGAGTGGTCATGTTCAGACGCTCAACCTCACCGCGCTTCAGATCGACGTAGCCTGCAATCATGTCCTCGGTGAACACGCCGCCGCGAGTCAGGAACTCATGATCGGCTTCCAGGCAGTCCAGGGCTTCCGCCAGGGTTTCAGCAACCTTCGGGATGTTCAGGGCTTCTTCCTTCGGCAGATCGTACAGATCCTTGTCCATGGCATCGCCAGGGTGGATCTTGTTCTGGATACCGTCGAGGCCAGCCATCATCAGGGCCGCGAACGCCAGGTACGGGTTGGCGGATGGGTCAGGGAAGCGCACCTCGATACGGCGTGCTTTCGGGCTGTTCACGTACGGGATGCGGATGGAAGCGGAGCGGTTACGGGCAGAGTATGCCAGCATGACCGGGGCTTCGAAGCCGGGTACCAGACGCTTGTAAGAGTTGGTGGAGCTGTTGGTGAAGGCGTTGATGGCCTTGGCGTGCTTGATGATGCCGCCGATGTAGTACAGGGCGGACTCGCTCAGGCCAGCATAGCTGTCACCGGCAAACAGGTTCTTGCCGTCTTTGCTCAGGGACATGTGTACGTGCATGCCGGAGCCGTTGTCGCCAACCACCGGCTTGGGCATGAAGGTGGCGGTTTTGCCGTAGGCGTGTGCCACGTTGTGTACACAGTACTTGAGGATCTGAACTTCGTCAGCCTTGCGGGTCAGGGCATTGGCGCCAACGCCAATTTCACACTGGCCGGCTGTGCCCACTTCGTGGTGGTGCACTTCAATTTCCAGTCCCATGGACTCCATGGCCGCACACATGGCGCCACGCAGGTCGTGCAGGCTGTCTACCGGCGGAACCGGGAAGTAGCCGCCTTTCACGCCCGGACGGTGCCCGATGTTGTTGCGATCGAAATCTTCGCCGGATACCCAGGCAGCTTCTTCGGAGTGGATAGAGTAGCCCGCGCCTTTCATGTCGACGTCCCACTTCACGGAATCGAACACGAAGAATTCCGGCTCGGGGCCGAACAGGGCGCCATCGGCGATGCCAGTGGACTTCAGGTATTCCTCTGCACGACGGGCAACAGAGCGCGGGTCACGCTCATAACCCTGCATGGTAGAAGGCTCTACAATGTTGCAGGTAATGTTAATGGTGGTTTCTTCGGTGAACGGATCCAGAACGGAAGTTTCGTCATCCGGCATCAGGATCATGTCGGATTCGTTGATGCCCTTCCAGCCGGCAATTGATGAGCCATCGAACATTTTGCCATCGGCGAAAAAGTCTTCGTCTACTTCAGTGGCTGGCAGGGTCACGTGCTGCTCTTTACCGCGGCTGTCCGTGAAACGCAGGTCAACCCATTTGACTTCGTGTTCTTTGATCAAATCAACTGTCTTGGACATTGTGCATGCTCCATCGTGTTTCCCGCTGGGCGGGTGATTTCATGTTCGTTGTGCCGGATCGTTCAGCGACGCTGACTTCCGATCTGTTTTGAGGCTGGAGCAGCTTATCAAAAGCTGCCGCGTCTTACCTGCAAAATCGGCTGACAGGATCAAAGCAATTGCCTTGCCAATTTGTTCGACGTGCGCCAGAAAAGCGCAACCACAAGGTGTGCGGACTTTTTTGGCGCGTACTTCAAGACGCACCCTTATATTCCGCACCGCTTTGGTGCATCAAAATGGTGCGTTTGGTGATTTTGTGATCCAAGATGGTGCGCATTGGGCGCGTGGAGAATAGGCGTTTTTCTTCATATAAACGACACGGACTTTTCGATATACTGCGCGCCACCTCATTTTTACCCTGCTGCTTTGGGGATGGATAATCCTCGAATGGTGTGCAGGGCGCCGGGGCCAGCCGGTTCTGGTGAATGAATTCATTTTACGGATTTGAGACGGCATGTCAGGGGCTACCCTGCAAACGACCCTCTCAGGTCATTGAGTGCATGCCGCAGGATTATTTTTGTGATTGAAAAACTTCGTAATATCGCCATCATCGCCCACGTTGACCATGGTAAGACCACCCTGGTAGACCAGTTGCTGCGTCAATCCGGTACGTTGGAGCGCAAAGAGCTCGAAAGCGAGCGCGTTATGGATTCCAACGACCAGGAAAAAGAACGTGGTATTACCATTCTGGCCAAGAACACGGCGCTGAAATGGAACGACTACGACATCAATATCGTTGACACCCCGGGCCACGCCGACTTTGGTGGCGAGGTAGAGCGGGTGATGAGCATGGTCGATTGTGTGCTGCTGGTGGTTGATTCCATCGACGGCCCGATGCCGCAAACCCGCTTTGTAACCCAGAAGGCTTTTGATGCCGGTCTGCATCCGATCGTAGTAGTGAACAAGATTGACCGTCCTGGCGCCCGTCCGGACTGGGTGGTCGATCAGGTATTCGACCTGTTTGACAACCTCGGTGCCACCGATGAGCAGCTGGATTTCCCCATCGTATACGCCAGTGCCCTCAACGGCATCGCCGGAATGGATCACGAAAATCTCGACGACAACATGGATGCCGTCTTCCAGGCGATTGTTGATCATGTGCCGGCTCCGTCTGTCGATCTCGATGGTCCGTTCCAGATGCAGATCTCCCAGCTGGACTACAGCAGCTTCCTGGGCGTCATTGGCATTGGCCGCATTATGCGCGGCAAGATCAAGACCAATTCACCTGTCGCTGCGATCGGCGCTGACGGTAAAAAGCGCCAGGGCCGCATCCTGAAGATCATGGGGCACTCTGGTCTGCAGCGTGTCGAAGTCGATGAAGCGCAGGCGGGCGATATTGTCTGTGTCAGTGGTCTGGATGAGCTGTTTATTTCGGATACTCTCTGTGATCCTTCTAACGTTGAAGCGTTGCCACCGCTGACGGTGGATGAGCCGACGGTGTCGATGACCTTCCAGGTCAACGACTCGCCGTTCTGTGGTAGAGAGGGCAAGTTTGTTACAAGCCGGAATATCAAGGAGCGTCTCGAAAAGGAGCTGCTTCACAACGTTGCTCTGCGTGTTGAAGAGGGTGAATCCGCAGACAAGTTCAAGGTATCCGGCCGTGGTGAGCTGCACCTGTCGGTGCTGATCGAAAATATGCGCCGTGAGAATTTCGAACTGGCCGTCGGTCGTCCGGAAGTGGTTATCCGGGAAATTGACGGTGAGAAACAGGAGCCATACGAGAACGTCATTATCGACATCGAGGAGCAGCACCAGGGCGCCCTGATGGACCAGATGGGCTTGCGTAAGGGCGATCTGACCAACATGGTCCCGGACGGCAAGGGGCGCATGCGTCTTGAGTACACTATCCCTGCGCGCGGCCTGATCGGCTTCCGTAACTCGTTCCTGACTCTCACATCCGGCTCGGGCATTCTGACCTCAACCTTCAGCCATTACGGACCGATCAAGGGCGGTGACGTGACCAGTCGCCAGAATGGTGTGCTGGTATCAATGGCGACCGGCACAGCGCTGACCTATTCTCTGGAAACGCTGCAGAGCCGTGGCAAATTGTTCCTGGAACCTGGCCAGGAAATCTATGAAGGCCAGCTGTGCGGTATTCACAGCCGTGATAACGATCTGGTCGTCAACCCGACCAAGGGCAAGAAGCTCGACAACATGCGTGCTTCCGGAAAGGACGAGGTCATTGGCCTGGTGCCGCCAATCAAGTTTACGCTTGAGCAGGCGCTGGAGTTCATCGATGATGACGAACTGGTGGAAGTGACGCCCAAGTCTATTCGCCTGCGCAAGAAGCTTCTTACCGAGAATGAGCGCAAGCGCGCCAACAAGAAGTAATTTGCAGTACGTATAACGGAGGGGCGGGTTCATGGGGAGCCGCCCCTTTTTTGTTTACTTCAGCTAAACTCCGGTTACACCCTTATGACCGGAGCGCCCCCATGCTCACTCTCTATCCCGAAATCAAGCCGAATGCCCAACACCGTATTGCCGTGGATCCGCCTCATGAATTGTATGTGGAAGAAAGCGGGAATCCGGAGGGCATGCCGGTGTTGGTTGTTCATGGTGGACCAGGTGGTGGGTGTGAGGATTACCATCGCCGGTTTTTTGATGCCGAGCGATACCGCATTATCCTGATGGATCAGCGTGGCGCGGGGCGCTCAACTCCGTTGGCGGAGCTGGAAGGAAACAGCACGGATAAGCTGGTGGAGGACATGGAGACCGTTCGTGCATTTCTGGGCATCGAGCAGTGGATACTGTTCGGGGGGAGTTGGGGTTCCACGCTTAGCCTGGTATACGCCCAAACTCACCCGGAGCGGGTGCTCGGGCTGGTCCTCAGGGGCATTTTTCTCTGCCGTCCGAGAGATATTCACTGGTTCTATCAGGAGGGCGCAAGCAGGGTCTTTCCGGATTACTGGCAGGACTTTGTGGGGCCGATTCCGGAAAGTGAACGGGGGGATCTGGTGAAGGCGTATTATCAGCGGCTTACAAGCTGTAATGAACTGGAGCAGATTCAGGCCGCCAAGGCCTGGTCCGTCTGGGAGGGCCGGTGCGCGACCCTGCACCCCAATCCCAGGGTCGTGGAGCACTTCGGTCATCCCCATGTCGCGATTGCGCTGGCGAGGATCGAATGTCACTACTTTATGAATAATGCCTTTCTCGAGGTGGATCAGATTGTTCGCAATGCGCCGAGGCTTGTTGATATTCCGGGCGTCATCGTTCACGGACGCTACGACATGGTGTGCCCGTTGGATAACGCCATGGCGCTGGCCGCCGCCTGGCCACAGGCCGACCTGAGAATTATACGGGATGCAGGGCACTCCGCTTCGGAGCCAGCCATTGTGGATGCGCTGATACGTGGTGTTGATGAGGTGGCCGCAAAAGTGACCGGGACCTCAGAATGAGCTGAATGAAGGGGTTGCGGTACCCAGGCACCATGGATACACTCTTGCAAATTCTTAATGGTCCTTCCACAGGGAGTTAGATGAAAGGGCTGATCCAGCGCGTTTCAAGTGCCAGTGTTACTGTTGATAATCAACGGGTTGCTGAAATCCAGAAAGGTCTTTTGCTTCTCCTGGGAGTCGAGCGTGGCGACGGAATCAAGGAAGCTCAGGGGCTGGCTGGAAAAGTGCTGAACTATCGCATTTTCCCCGACGATCAGGGGCGGATGAATCGAAGCCTTCAGGATACAGGCGGCTCTCTTCTTGTGGTTCCCCAATTCACGTTGGCAGCCGATACTGGCTCCGGTACCCGGCCGGGATTTTCATCGGCGGCAGCCCCTGACGTGGCGGAACAACTGTTCCTTGAATTCTTGAATGTGGCGCAGCTCATGATGGGGCGCGGTCGTGTTGAAAGTGGGCAGTTTGGAGCAGACATGCAAGTGTCATTAGTCAATGATGGGCCGGTGACCTTCATGCTACAAGTGAGAGGCAATTCCTGAAAAAGTATGGTCACGCCCTATAATTGCGCTCGATTGTAATGTGCGACCCTAATTGGTGCGGTGTGAAGGTGATTTAAGCCGTGTCGCACTGTAGAAGGTTCTTTTAATATTTTCAACTTATTGAATTTAAACTGGGTTTGTTGTTCTGGCCCTTAAATTGATACCTGTATATCGAGGATGGGGTGAGGGAAAAAGGTCTGGATTGCTGAAGCCTGTATAAATAAGAACGAAAACGTCAATGTTAAAAATTTGCAAAACAGGGTTTGTTGTATTAAAAAAGCTCATCACGCAGTGTCTTAACTTGTTCGTGTAACTTGTTGAGCTGAAAAGGTCTGAGATTGCTCAGATCGTTGAAAAAACGAAAAATGTTATCCGCATGTCATTAAACTGACATGATGGCGACACACAATAAGGCTTTAACCAGCCTGACTGGTAGAAGTCTCAAGAACGGGAACTGAACCCGTCGCTAAAACCTGAGTTAACTCACTAAAGGAAGACGCAACATGAAAAAAACGCTCATCGCATCTGCTGTTGCAGCCGCTACATTCTCTGGCGCAGCGCTGGCACAGGATACGAATCTGCCGACTGTCTACGGTAACATCCAGTACGCTATTGCCCATGACAACTTCGATGGTGGTCCTTCCGAGATCAGCCATTTCGACAATGGTTCTACCCTGGGCGTCAAGCACGACCACGAAATCGCACCGGGCATCACCGGTTTCTTCAAGGTCGAGCTGGAAGGCATCAACGCCGACGATAAGTCCGGCAGTAACGGTATCGATTCTCTGGACGAAGCCTACATTGGCGTTAAAGGCGATGACTTCGGTCAGGTGTGGGTAGGTTCCGATGACTCCACATACGAGCGCGCTGTTGACGAGATTGCGCAGTTCTACGAAGTGGCCACTCTGAATATCGGTCCGGAATACACCACTGGTGAAGGCGATCTGATCCAGTACATGTCTCCGTCCTTCGGCGGTCTGACTCTGCTGGGTGCTGTTCAGTTCAACGGCGACAACGATACCAAGGGCGGTGCCGACAAGTCTTACCCGTACCAGCTGGCCGCACTGTACGAAGTTGACGCTCTGGAACTGGCGGTAGCCATGGATTCCAACGACACCAGCGATGGCAATAACGAGAACACTTACGGTCTGCGCGTTAGCTACAACCTGGATAATCTCCGCCTGACTGGTGAGTATCATAACCGTAAGGATACCGGCGATCTGTTCGGCCTTTTGGGCATCTACACCATGGGGGCGAACCAGTTCGCATTGTCCTATGAGCTGGGTGTGGCTGACGACGCCAATGACACTGAGCGCGACACCATTACTCTGCAAGCGCTGCACAATGTGTCCGATCACATGTACGTTTACTTCGAAGGCTACCTGGGTGGTGGCGACGAAGTATACGAGTATGAAGATGAGCTCGGTAACGCTGCCGTCACCGACGAGCGTTCCATCGCCTCTGTGGGTGCAGTCTACTACTTCTGATCAGCTGACCGGCTAATCAAGTAGTTGCAAAACCGGTGGCCTTCGGGTCGCCGGTTTTTTTATGTATGCTGAAAACAGTATTCGACGGAGGCGTGTAATGGCTGAAGAGCTGGAAATCAAGCTGAGTCTGTCTGCTGGGAGCCAGGTTACGGCCGTTGAGTGGTTGCTGTCACGGCGCGGTGTTACCGAGGGCAAGCAGAAAAAACTGGTGAACCGGTATTTCGACACGCCGGATGCGGACCTTAACAGGCAGCGTATTGCTTTGCGGGTTCGGCAGGCGGGAGATCAATTCATCCAGACCCTCAAGACCCAGGGCGAGTTTGTGGATGGCGCTCACCGACGTCAGGAGTGGGAATGGCCGTTGCTGGGCACGGACCTGAATATTGGTCTGTTGGCGGATACGCCGGTGGGGCAGAACATCAACCTTGCGGACCTGAAGCCGGTTTTCGAGACCAACTTTGATCGTCAGATCGTGATGATCGAAGAAGGGGGAACTGTAATCGAAGTGGCCGTTGATGCGGGTTATATAGCAGCTGGAGGGCAAAGTCGGCCCTTGCATGAGGTGGAATTCGAGCTGAAATCCGGGGATGCCTCACGCCTGATTCGGTGGGCCCGCGCCCTTGCCGATGAGGTCCCTGTGTTTCTGAACCTGGTGAGCAAGGCGGAGCAGGGCTATTTTCTGGCAGGCCTGCACGATCCTTCTGTTCGGCCCGTGGGTGGTGAGCCAGTGCTGTCTGTTTCAGAATTTCTTCACGGGCTGAGCGTGGCCTGGCTCAAAGGTGAGACGTTTCCCGTGGATAGAGACGATCTGGTGGAGGTTGGTCGCCTGGCGAGCACGCGTGGCGTGCAGCTGCAGTTCAAGGAAGTGCTCGCTAGTTTGGCGTCTGGGGAGAAAGTTGCTCATATGGCCGAACGGGGAGCGCTCGGGCAACTGCAACTGAGTATAGCGGCGGATTAGTCGGTGGACGCCGCCTGTTCCTTTTGAGCGTCGTGCCACTTATCAAGGAACGCGCGGTACCGATCCAGGGCTTCCTCCACTACCTGGACGCTTGGGGTGTCCTGCGATTTCACCAGCACGATCAATCCCTTGCCTTCAATGACTTCATCCGTGGAGGGGTGGCAGCTCACTTCATCATCATTGTCGATGTAAGCCAGTGCCGTACCAATGCCGTGGCGCACCAGGGCGCTGACAATATCGGCCCAATTCAGGTCGTCCAGTTTCAGGTCGTATCGGTGAGGGTGGTCGTTCTGGTAGTTGAACATGTCCTCCAGCACCTTCTCCGAACCGGGGGCCACGATCGCGCGTACCATGATTTCGGGGTAGGTCCGAACCGGCCGGATGATTGTCCTGACGCCCACTGTTTTGAATCGCTGGCGGTTCTGGTCACTGACACATTCCACGGTTGTCCGGTTGCCGAGATTGGCCTCGGTCAGCCGATGCGCAATATCAAAGGTCAGGCTGTCGGAGGCGGGGTCAGCCTCGTCAGCAGCCAACACCACAATGTGTCGCGCGCTTCCGGCGTGGACTGCCTTCAACGCTTCCGGATCGCTGCCGGAGCCATGGAAATGGACCAGGCCGACGTCTGCCAGCTCCGGTGGCAATCCACTTGGGAACTGGCGTGTCAAAATGATAATGGGCACGGTTTCGTATTCAGGAATCGCGCGTATCTGCGAGGCAAACCTCATAAAGTATTGCTCGCCGCCATTTTGTGGTGTGTTGATGATCACGATGTGGTCTTTCATTTTGTATACCCAGCGTCCGGTTACGATACGTTCCCGGCGGTAAAACCGGTACTCGATGAAATCACTGACGATCAGCGTCATGATAGTGATGGCACTGATGAACATGACAATAACGGTACTCAGCCGCCCGGCGATGGTTTCGGGGGAAAAATCCCCGTAACCCACGGTGACCAGTGTGG
Proteins encoded in this region:
- a CDS encoding CYTH domain-containing protein — its product is MAEELEIKLSLSAGSQVTAVEWLLSRRGVTEGKQKKLVNRYFDTPDADLNRQRIALRVRQAGDQFIQTLKTQGEFVDGAHRRQEWEWPLLGTDLNIGLLADTPVGQNINLADLKPVFETNFDRQIVMIEEGGTVIEVAVDAGYIAAGGQSRPLHEVEFELKSGDASRLIRWARALADEVPVFLNLVSKAEQGYFLAGLHDPSVRPVGGEPVLSVSEFLHGLSVAWLKGETFPVDRDDLVEVGRLASTRGVQLQFKEVLASLASGEKVAHMAERGALGQLQLSIAAD
- a CDS encoding potassium channel protein; translated protein: MLRNRRPLNPEHQFTHLPMSGIIRSRIKRLFAILGGLLVFQITVIWAAEDLTLFESFWLTMTTLVTVGYGDFSPETIAGRLSTVIVMFISAITIMTLIVSDFIEYRFYRRERIVTGRWVYKMKDHIVIINTPQNGGEQYFMRFASQIRAIPEYETVPIIILTRQFPSGLPPELADVGLVHFHGSGSDPEALKAVHAGSARHIVVLAADEADPASDSLTFDIAHRLTEANLGNRTTVECVSDQNRQRFKTVGVRTIIRPVRTYPEIMVRAIVAPGSEKVLEDMFNYQNDHPHRYDLKLDDLNWADIVSALVRHGIGTALAYIDNDDEVSCHPSTDEVIEGKGLIVLVKSQDTPSVQVVEEALDRYRAFLDKWHDAQKEQAASTD